ggccttttttgttctttttctcatcaTTTATTTGGGtattcttataacaaatattgGGATGATCATATTAATATGTGTAGACCCTCAACTCCATTTGCCCATGTATTTCTTCCTCAGCCACATGTCCTTCTGTGACCTTTGCTACTCTACAGCAATTGGCCCGAAGATGCTGGTGGACTTCTTTGCTGAGGACAAATCCATTTCCTTCATTGGCTGTGCTCTgcaattctatttcttttgtacaTTTACAGATGCCGAGTGTCTACTGTTAGCAGTAATGGCCTTTGATCGCTATATGGCAATAAGTAACCCTTTGCTTTATACAGTAAACATGTCTAGCCGGGTCTGCTACTTATTGATTACTGGTGTCTACATGGTAGGGATGATTGATGCCCTGATACATACAACTTTAACCTTCACACTGAGTTTCTGCAGGTCCAATGAGATTAATCATTTCTTCTGTGATGTtcctcctcttttgttaatctccTGTTCTGATACCTATATCAATGAACTGGTGATCTTTACTGTCTATGGTTTTATTGAAATGGTCACTACTACAGCAGTCCTCATTTCTTATTGTTATATAATCCTTTCTGTGTTGAAAATCCACTCCACTGAGGGCAGATGGAAAACATTTTCTACCTGTACTTCTCATTTAGCTGTTGTTACAATCTTCCAGGGGACTATGCTTTTTATGTACTTCCGACCAAGTTCTGCTTATTCATTAGATCAAGACAAAATGGCCTCTTTGTTTTACACTATTGTCATTCCCATGTTGAACCCCCTTATTTATAGTTTGAGAAACAAAGATGTGAAAGGGGCCCTGGAAAAAGTGAAGAATAAAATATGTTCTTAATATATGTTACTACTATCTCAGAGATTTGGAGATTTTACAGGGATATTGGGAATCTGAAGGTGTAATAAATTTATTAGAGGTAAGCCACTTGAACCCCTTTAAGTGTCATTGAAAACAGCAatattattaaatacatatataaaaattaaacctCTAAATGCAAAAGAAATCTTAGGGTATACTTAGTCAAATCAATATCTTAGtctaaatattctttgaaaagtgAAACTCTAAGCAAACATTTACACATCTATTTGTATTAAAattcatatgtttatatatatgaataaagtaATTGACTTTAGgaaaatagaattagaaatgaGTTTGCATCTTCATATCTCTGACAGCTATATAGTGATCAAAAATTTAATATGACATGTTCTAGAGTAGTCAATGTAGGATATATCAAATTTATGCACTTTGTCAATCAATATAGCACAGGATAATTGTGACTTTATTATCTTTATCATAGGACTATTGTTACTTTTTGTGTGATTTCCTCTGTGTAAGAAAATCACAGTTATGATTTATTACCTTTACCAATTCATGTCAGATAGTATTTTACAGATTCACACAGCCTAGTAAATTTCAGAGATGAGATTTATATCTATGTCCTCATCAGTAAGAAGTCTGCTGTATGTCCATTATATTCCTATGTTTTGATTTTCAAATGATGTGATATATGTAGAGAGTTGTTGACAAATTCAAACTCCAACACAGTTATCTATAATTATGCTTTTTCTCTGAAACAGGACAAACTTCCCTTGGAGTTGCTAAATAAAATAGGCACGCATTATAGACATAAATTTTCAGAGTAGCATTTTAACTCTCCAATAAActctttatttacaaaaaaattttaaaatgacaatattagTTGTAATTAACATTGCCTTCATTTGTAAGAAAGAACATTTGTATTGATTATTATATTAAACAAGGTATTATCTGAGATTAGGAGTAATACACAATAAGCTATTGAGGAAATCAAAATATAATTC
This DNA window, taken from Monodelphis domestica isolate mMonDom1 chromosome 6, mMonDom1.pri, whole genome shotgun sequence, encodes the following:
- the LOC100021367 gene encoding olfactory receptor 5W2-like, producing the protein MDKNYSTPTEFVLLGITNDPELNVAFFVLFLIIYLGILITNIGMIILICVDPQLHLPMYFFLSHMSFCDLCYSTAIGPKMLVDFFAEDKSISFIGCALQFYFFCTFTDAECLLLAVMAFDRYMAISNPLLYTVNMSSRVCYLLITGVYMVGMIDALIHTTLTFTLSFCRSNEINHFFCDVPPLLLISCSDTYINELVIFTVYGFIEMVTTTAVLISYCYIILSVLKIHSTEGRWKTFSTCTSHLAVVTIFQGTMLFMYFRPSSAYSLDQDKMASLFYTIVIPMLNPLIYSLRNKDVKGALEKVKNKICS